A single genomic interval of Bacillus spongiae harbors:
- a CDS encoding YlzJ-like family protein — MILHTTVPYELIFPTAINLYDEQKMVTFNGIPVIVQQDQQGYRVVRVLSSDPQHYMNDSITPGQYLSDFI, encoded by the coding sequence ATGATTTTACATACGACGGTTCCTTATGAACTCATCTTCCCAACAGCGATAAATCTATATGATGAGCAAAAGATGGTAACGTTTAATGGAATACCTGTCATTGTCCAGCAAGACCAACAAGGCTATAGAGTTGTCAGAGTGTTAAGTAGTGATCCACAACATTATATGAACGACAGCATTACGCCAGGACAGTACCTTTCTGATTTTATTTAA
- a CDS encoding DNA translocase FtsK — protein sequence MAKRKKRSRKQTKIKQTLKYELIGMVLIALSLIAIVEVGAVGKAFVLFSRFFLGEWFILAFIGMIALSGYLMIKREMPFLFRMRLVGVYIIVLALLLLSHVELFNQLSNNGQMSTSVIKNTWSLFWADVRGELSTSDLGGGMLGATLFALFYFLFDSWGTQIFSIILIMIGFILLTGKSFGELFGQFFNYVKDLVKKQWNAFQQDLEEWKEDRKQKKENRKMRKNEKKKEDQSNEALETTSYEIVESDDEEERIDPIISSFVQKAYGDDSAPDDQYIENSESENKGEMSKVSTEEEASLPSITFTEVENVDYELPPISLLSRPRQADQSSEYRLIHANAAKLERTFQSFGVKAKVTQVHLGPAVTKYEIHPDVGVKVSKIVNLTDDLALALAAKDIRIEAPIPGKSAIGIEVPNSEVAMVSLREVLESNEKDRPDSKLMIGLGRDITGEAVGAELNKMPHLLVAGATGSGKSVCINGIITSILMRAKPHEVKLMMVDPKMVELNVYNGVPHLLAPVVTDAKKASQALKKVVSEMERRYELFSHTGTRNIEGYNEYIHRHNSEQEEKQPNLPYIVVIVDELADLMMVASNDVEDSITRLAQMARAAGIHLIIATQRPSVDVITGVIKANIPSRIAFAVSSQTDSRTILDMGGAEKLLGRGDMLFLPVGASKPVRVQGAFLSDDEVEEVVDFVISQQKAQYQEEMIPDENEEQVTSQAEDELYDEAVQLIAEMQTASVSMLQRRFRIGYTRAARLIDAMEERGVVGPYEGSKPRTVLIGKPSEEQSS from the coding sequence ATGGCAAAAAGAAAAAAGCGGTCTCGAAAGCAAACAAAAATAAAACAAACATTAAAATATGAGCTTATAGGTATGGTCCTGATTGCATTAAGCTTAATTGCTATTGTGGAAGTAGGAGCCGTAGGAAAAGCTTTTGTTCTTTTTTCACGCTTTTTCCTTGGTGAATGGTTTATTCTAGCTTTTATCGGAATGATTGCACTCTCAGGATATTTAATGATTAAAAGGGAAATGCCGTTCTTATTTCGGATGCGACTTGTAGGCGTATACATAATTGTACTTGCTCTATTATTACTTAGTCATGTTGAATTATTTAATCAGTTATCAAATAATGGTCAAATGTCTACAAGTGTAATTAAAAATACTTGGAGCTTATTCTGGGCAGACGTTCGAGGCGAGCTTTCAACTTCAGACTTGGGTGGAGGGATGTTAGGAGCAACTCTATTTGCCCTCTTTTATTTTTTATTTGATTCATGGGGGACCCAAATTTTTAGTATTATTCTCATTATGATTGGATTCATCCTTTTAACAGGAAAATCATTTGGTGAGTTGTTTGGACAATTCTTTAACTATGTAAAAGATTTAGTAAAAAAACAGTGGAACGCGTTTCAGCAGGATTTGGAAGAGTGGAAAGAGGATCGCAAGCAAAAGAAAGAAAATAGAAAGATGCGAAAGAACGAAAAGAAAAAAGAGGATCAATCAAATGAGGCTTTGGAAACAACTTCTTATGAAATAGTAGAGAGTGATGATGAAGAAGAACGAATTGATCCGATTATTTCTAGTTTTGTTCAAAAAGCGTATGGGGACGATTCTGCACCAGATGATCAATATATTGAGAATAGTGAATCAGAGAACAAGGGCGAAATGAGTAAGGTCTCGACGGAAGAAGAAGCTTCACTACCATCTATTACATTTACTGAAGTTGAAAACGTCGATTACGAACTTCCTCCTATTTCTTTATTGAGCCGACCTAGACAAGCTGATCAAAGTAGTGAGTATCGTCTTATACATGCAAACGCAGCTAAACTGGAGAGGACTTTCCAAAGCTTTGGAGTTAAGGCAAAGGTAACACAAGTTCACCTAGGGCCTGCCGTAACAAAATATGAAATACATCCCGATGTAGGGGTGAAGGTAAGTAAAATAGTTAATTTAACAGATGATTTGGCGTTAGCATTAGCGGCCAAAGATATTCGAATTGAAGCACCCATTCCGGGTAAATCAGCTATTGGGATAGAAGTGCCAAATTCAGAAGTGGCAATGGTCTCGTTAAGAGAAGTGCTTGAGTCAAATGAAAAAGACCGCCCTGATTCAAAACTAATGATTGGTTTAGGGAGAGATATTACAGGAGAGGCAGTTGGAGCTGAACTAAATAAAATGCCTCATTTACTTGTTGCAGGAGCAACAGGTAGTGGAAAGAGTGTTTGTATTAATGGAATTATTACGAGTATATTAATGAGGGCAAAGCCACATGAAGTAAAACTAATGATGGTAGACCCTAAAATGGTAGAACTAAATGTTTATAATGGGGTCCCACACTTACTTGCACCTGTCGTAACAGATGCAAAAAAAGCTTCTCAAGCATTAAAAAAGGTTGTTAGTGAAATGGAAAGACGGTATGAATTATTCTCGCATACTGGAACGAGAAATATTGAAGGGTATAATGAATATATTCATCGTCACAATTCAGAACAAGAAGAAAAACAACCAAATCTACCTTATATCGTCGTTATTGTCGACGAGTTAGCAGACCTTATGATGGTCGCTTCAAATGATGTCGAAGACTCGATTACACGACTTGCTCAAATGGCCAGAGCAGCGGGGATTCACTTAATTATTGCGACTCAAAGACCGTCGGTAGATGTTATCACAGGAGTAATTAAAGCGAATATTCCTTCTAGAATTGCATTTGCCGTGTCATCCCAAACGGATTCCCGAACGATTCTCGATATGGGAGGCGCAGAAAAGCTATTAGGAAGAGGAGATATGCTATTTTTACCAGTAGGGGCATCTAAGCCAGTACGGGTTCAAGGAGCATTTTTATCAGATGATGAAGTTGAGGAAGTTGTGGATTTTGTTATTTCTCAACAGAAAGCTCAGTACCAAGAAGAGATGATTCCAGATGAAAACGAAGAGCAAGTAACTTCTCAAGCGGAAGATGAATTATATGACGAAGCAGTACAGCTTATTGCCGAAATGCAAACGGCATCCGTTTCCATGCTTCAACGCCGTTTCCGAATTGGGTATACACGTGCTGCTCGCCTCATCGATGCAATGGAGGAGAGAGGTGTCGTCGGACCTTATGAAGGAAGCAAGCCTCGTACAGTGCTAATTGGAAAACCTTCTGAAGAGCAATCATCCTAA
- a CDS encoding ClpP family protease: protein MNQPTPEKGKDDKGSSPLLEKIQQLGQTNVPQMSQDSNIHCLTIVGQIEGHMQLPPQNKTTKYEHIIPQLVAIEQNPKIEGVLIVLNTVGGDVEAGLAISEMLASLSKPTVSIVLGGGHSIGVPIAVSCNYSFIAETATMTIHPVRLTGLVIGVPQTFEYLDKMQERVVKFVTGHSNISEEDFKNLMFAKGNLTRDIGTNVVGNDAVKYGLIDFVGGVGEAIKKLNELIDQDKDNKEELIQ, encoded by the coding sequence ATGAATCAACCGACACCGGAAAAAGGTAAAGATGACAAAGGCTCATCACCCCTTTTAGAAAAGATACAGCAATTGGGTCAAACGAATGTACCACAAATGTCACAGGATTCAAACATTCATTGCTTAACCATTGTCGGACAAATAGAAGGTCATATGCAGCTTCCCCCTCAAAATAAGACGACAAAGTATGAGCACATTATTCCTCAGCTTGTAGCGATAGAACAAAACCCGAAAATAGAAGGGGTTTTGATCGTTTTAAACACTGTTGGAGGTGATGTTGAAGCAGGTTTGGCAATATCAGAAATGTTAGCATCATTATCTAAACCAACTGTCTCAATCGTGTTAGGAGGGGGACATTCTATCGGTGTTCCTATTGCTGTTTCGTGTAATTATTCATTTATTGCTGAAACAGCAACGATGACAATCCATCCTGTTCGTCTTACAGGGTTAGTCATTGGTGTTCCGCAAACATTTGAGTATTTAGATAAAATGCAAGAGCGGGTCGTTAAATTTGTGACAGGTCATAGCAATATTTCTGAAGAGGATTTTAAGAATTTAATGTTTGCAAAAGGGAATTTAACTAGAGATATCGGGACGAATGTCGTGGGAAATGATGCTGTAAAATATGGGCTGATTGATTTTGTTGGTGGCGTAGGAGAAGCTATTAAAAAGTTAAATGAACTAATTGACCAAGACAAGGATAATAAGGAGGAGCTTATTCAATGA
- a CDS encoding N-acetyltransferase: MEIIIRPELKKEYSKTEEVVKRAFSNVEISDKTEHLLVNRIRKSNAFIPELSLLALNENKDRIGHILFSKVAIVDGGDAVEALALAPLSVEPEYQRKGVGSQLVHMGIKKARELGYHSVIVLGHSEYYPKFGFKPASLWNIQAPFDVPDEIFMALELKPNALENVQGIVQYSSAFSDLD; encoded by the coding sequence ATGGAAATTATAATAAGACCAGAACTCAAAAAAGAATATAGTAAAACCGAAGAGGTTGTTAAAAGAGCTTTTTCCAATGTAGAGATTAGCGATAAAACAGAGCATTTACTTGTCAATCGGATTAGAAAATCGAATGCTTTTATTCCTGAACTGTCATTACTTGCTCTAAATGAAAATAAAGATAGGATAGGCCATATACTATTTTCAAAAGTAGCAATTGTAGATGGAGGTGACGCTGTAGAAGCTTTAGCTCTTGCTCCGCTGTCTGTTGAACCAGAATATCAGAGAAAGGGTGTTGGCAGTCAATTAGTACATATGGGAATAAAAAAAGCAAGAGAGCTTGGTTATCATTCAGTAATTGTTTTAGGTCATAGTGAGTATTATCCAAAGTTTGGTTTTAAACCAGCTAGCTTATGGAATATACAGGCGCCTTTTGATGTACCAGACGAAATTTTCATGGCCCTTGAATTAAAGCCCAATGCCCTTGAAAATGTTCAAGGTATTGTTCAATATTCAAGTGCTTTCTCTGACTTAGATTAG
- a CDS encoding ribonuclease J — MSKRKNESIKIIPLGGVGEIGKNMYVVEVDEEIFVIDAGLKFPENEMLGIDIVIPDIRYLEENKERVKGIFLTHGHEDAIGALTYVLRKVTAPVYGTKLTVALAKARLKEDHFYQPVKFYTVHSKSELFFGRVSVNFFKTTHSIPDSVGVCINTSEGSIVHTGEFKFDQGAKGHYKPDIGKMARIGEKGVLCLLSDSTEAERPGYTTSETVIAAELSDAFHSSKGRIIVACFASNLIRIQQVFDSAYANQRKVAVVGKSIERVFEIALKLGYLHVQEDILIPMEEAKGYNQDEIVILATGNQGEPLEALQKMAKQNHKHVNIEEGDTVFIAATPSPSMELILSKTVNMLYRAGANVLTGPKKVHVSGHGSQEDLKMMLNLMKPQYFIPIQGEYRMLRSHAALAHASGVPRHHIYIADKGDIVEYKEKKMRVSGKVPAGNVLIDGLGVGDVGNIVLRDRKLLSQDGIFIVVVTLNRRDHSIVSGPEIISRGFVYVRESEKLIEQSTDLIKEIVERNIAKKSFEWSNIKQEIRDQLNYFLFNKTKRRPMILPIIMEV; from the coding sequence GTGAGTAAGAGAAAGAATGAATCCATTAAGATTATACCTCTTGGTGGAGTGGGAGAAATCGGAAAAAATATGTACGTCGTTGAGGTAGACGAGGAAATTTTTGTGATCGATGCAGGGCTTAAGTTTCCAGAAAATGAAATGCTAGGGATTGATATCGTTATTCCTGATATTCGTTACCTTGAAGAAAATAAAGAGCGTGTCAAAGGGATTTTCTTAACGCACGGGCATGAGGATGCAATTGGTGCATTGACATACGTTCTTAGGAAGGTAACGGCTCCAGTGTATGGGACTAAATTAACGGTGGCACTGGCAAAAGCTAGACTTAAAGAGGATCATTTTTATCAACCAGTGAAATTTTACACAGTGCATTCGAAAAGCGAATTGTTCTTTGGTCGCGTAAGTGTTAACTTCTTTAAAACGACCCATAGCATACCTGATTCAGTGGGAGTTTGTATTAACACATCTGAAGGCAGTATTGTACATACAGGAGAATTTAAATTTGACCAAGGTGCAAAGGGTCATTATAAGCCAGACATAGGTAAAATGGCACGTATAGGTGAAAAAGGTGTATTATGTTTGCTTTCTGATAGTACAGAGGCAGAGCGACCTGGATATACTACTTCTGAAACAGTAATTGCTGCTGAGTTATCTGACGCCTTCCATTCATCGAAAGGGAGAATTATTGTTGCCTGCTTTGCGAGCAACTTAATAAGAATTCAACAAGTGTTTGATTCAGCTTATGCTAACCAACGAAAAGTGGCTGTTGTAGGGAAAAGTATTGAACGTGTATTTGAAATTGCTTTAAAGTTAGGATACCTTCATGTCCAAGAAGATATACTGATTCCTATGGAAGAGGCAAAAGGATACAATCAAGATGAAATCGTTATTTTAGCTACTGGCAATCAAGGTGAGCCTCTAGAAGCTCTTCAAAAGATGGCCAAGCAAAACCATAAACATGTCAATATTGAAGAAGGAGATACAGTCTTTATCGCCGCTACGCCATCGCCAAGTATGGAGCTTATATTATCTAAAACAGTGAATATGCTTTATCGAGCGGGGGCAAATGTTTTAACGGGACCAAAGAAAGTACATGTATCAGGTCATGGAAGTCAAGAAGATTTAAAGATGATGTTAAACTTAATGAAGCCTCAATATTTTATTCCAATTCAAGGTGAATATCGCATGCTTCGTAGTCATGCTGCTTTAGCACATGCATCTGGAGTTCCTCGTCATCATATTTATATTGCCGATAAAGGTGATATTGTTGAGTATAAGGAGAAAAAGATGCGAGTAAGTGGCAAAGTTCCTGCAGGAAACGTATTGATTGATGGCCTAGGTGTTGGAGATGTTGGAAACATCGTTTTACGTGACCGTAAGCTTCTGTCACAAGATGGAATTTTTATTGTTGTAGTGACATTGAATCGAAGAGACCATTCTATTGTGTCAGGACCTGAGATTATTTCAAGAGGATTTGTTTATGTAAGAGAATCCGAGAAACTTATCGAACAATCAACTGACTTAATAAAAGAGATTGTTGAAAGAAACATTGCAAAGAAAAGCTTCGAATGGTCAAATATTAAACAAGAAATTCGCGATCAACTAAATTACTTCCTGTTTAATAAAACGAAGCGTCGTCCAATGATTTTACCAATCATTATGGAAGTGTAA